The genomic stretch tgagttaattatgtaaaattagttgttgtgggttatgtgagttaatgtgattaagcttccaatgtgtgaattaagttaagtgggatcatgcatatatttctagccatattatttggaattttcggccctcctatccattggaaataatactttctttcttggatttaattaattgctttgggatatttatctaaattaaatccgaaccaaattatccctatgctattctacataattttcgcccatatgcctttcaattacttgtgggattaatttatttgttacctattttgtgggagtcttttcctacaggaaaattaccaatttaaatcctattcctatttaattgaggatttaaatattttttttaaaatactcccCTAGTACACGTCCCTTTTCCCTATTTTCActccacaatttttttttatttttatttttgtttatttaagtggagaattaatcctagaatataaaaagggagaaacccaaaccctagccccattatttcaacgcatttttctctccctctcctctctcccacacgttttattcctctcttcctctctttctccaccaattcttcaccaatcatttgttcttgcatcaatttggagttggaaattcaagattcatcgaagaatcacatcaattatctttcctaccgattgtttttgaacaagaaaggtatatttgaattatctttctcatcttttccattgaatccttgttcttgattccctcatgcatatagtgagtgtaggaatcatagatcgcataattaatcagtgggaatttgtgtttcgTATGAGGAGATTTGTGAATATgtgattttgaatgaatatgtgtgaagtttgaatgattcattggtgaatgatgtgtgattatatgagaacatgattgtgaaaaccttttgaagcatgtttgtgtgtggggagcatgaaaaattgggtttagatgaatgatagataaaccctaattcgaatttgtgaagcatgaaaactgtggtgttcgaacagtagattccgacgtgtgtttgaccaaccaaacaatcttattttggcacggatttttaactgagtaaaatttgagatgtcttctgtgttgtgtataaattttagcctcttttgacgaaagatgaaattttaatgaatttttcagaatttgtattctcgtccagtgagtttcgtttttgattttaCCAACCTAAAGATgtaattttgatgtgaaattttaactggatgatctttgatgtgtctaccgtgttgtggtaaaatttcatccccatcggaggtcggatggaattttaatgatttttacaaaacaaccgcgcagttctgccagatttctgtcatgttaaaataatacttgttgtcaagttttgagtgaataaatgatacatgtgtgattaaggaacgtatcttatggcgtggttatgtgtgacacgttgagaaatattatggcatgttttcattatgttgatgaatgtttgggatgagtaatttaagagaacgatgaaaggaacgataggacatgcatgataaattgtattgatggaaggctgattgtgttgtattatgtggttatgatgttgataagggttgttgtgtgtacgtgggtacgaagagcatggatttcaataaagttgtgaaccgtgtttgtaagcaatcgaggtgagctttcttttataaatcttttattttccgaaaatatgatgtggtgttataagggtggtttaacttgttatgtcatgccatgatgttttgtttatgagattgttgcctgatgcctagttcgtttgagcttgctccgttaggctatagggctatgttgagattgtgcttgatgcctagttcgtttgagcttgctccgttaggctatagggctatgttgagattgtgtttgatgcctagtttgtgagttcgctccattaggctatagggctatgataaacgaattcgggtctgagtagggccgcaaaccctatcaggttgtgtacacagagggggtcgtgagccgtccttgctagtcggccggtctcgtgggcgaatagtgtggccacactttcatcgcactatggtaagaggatgtgaatgattgattgattgatgagaaagtggggagattgttttgtctggtcagactatgaaaatgtttttgtgttctcgatgatatttcttaactacatgtaaaactcgagttcactggtatggatgacataactgttataaaatgttttcggcatgagcccattgagtacaacaagtactcagccctccatatgttttccctatgtgcaggttgagcgggatgttgcagcagatgttgagtgagctttgggaattcccggatgcgtcgtgtcttcatacatgggcgtcatcctatgactctcctttgatacttgtttttccgctgccttgtttcgaatcgtttttttgataaagtctttcgttttgctctacactactttatgacaATATTTACCTCGAGACATTAAtccgttgtttaactattcgatagaccaaaatatttctttttgaagttaattgggttttcatattcaatcccgtcctttattgttgtctttcattgcgtccccattttcttccccgctccttagtccctcccctcgtcacgttttccccgtcttcactatccttagtaagggcggtcgtgacaccgtGCAAGAAGGCCCGCTGGATCTATCCAAATTAAAGCCCATCAAAGGTGGCTCCTCACATGAAATCATGCAAAGGATCCGAGCccatctatttttttatttttattttcaagagaaaactgaaactagtatataaatctcAAGGGTCACTCACTTCTTCTATTACCACTTGGTTTTAGGATGAAACCTATGATTCGACAAGTGTAATTACTCCTTTGCCTTGCGTAAAAAAAGTGCgtccatttttttataattatggtGGTTTTCTCTATAATGTGTATTTTcacaattcattttttattgtaaTAATATTCAAATCTTATACTTATAGTAAATTCACTATATTCATTATTGGTACTAAAAATCTTATACTTTCATTGTTGTAATAATATTCAAATCTTATACTTAAATTATGACTATTTTCAATACATTTGATTTATAAATGCGTATAAACTATAAAAATTCATTCGGATCATCAGTAGGTATTAAAATGCGCACAAATCTTTATAGATAAATTCTcatcattttatgcaattttgttttgtatgttaggtggaaagaataaagtaagagaaataaaataaagtagagattgaagtgtttctatttttaataatgagtcatcttgggataaactaaaaagaaaaatgtgttatCTTTGGTGGGACGGGGAGAGTAATATATAAGCTAGCCCCTGAGGTTTTAAGCAAACAATAATGACCTCTCTCTAGGCAAGCAGATTTCTCAATCTTTTACTCCAATATTTATAAAAGACATTATACATGACTTGACACATTCAACTCAACCTATTTCCAGGCACAACTCACTACCTACGTATACAAAAGGATTTTCATGATATTAAAGGAGAAGGATTAAACTTAAACACAATGCGAAAAATGTTCAAGGTCATTGAGGATGTGGAAGATTGACGACATTTTCTGCAGTAAAGGTTTCTTCGGGTCCGTGGCTGCAGTGAACATAGACAAGAAATTTACATCACCTCTCAAAATGAAAGAAACGTCGGAGCAGTTTAGATCTAAATTTACATCACCTGAGGTAGCTCAAGGCAGACATCCTGTAGAGGCAGGTAAATACCAATATGTGCAATCCTATTGTATAGAAAAACGCAAAGGTTCTCGCATACCTGAAAGATCGAATGTCAGTTAGGATAAGGTGATATTCAAGTTATGTCACCTCAGACAACGGAGCATCAGGAATACTATTGGATTAATGATGCAAATAAGTTCTTGTAAACATGTGTCAAAAAAATCTAGTTGGACTAATGTTCAGTGCTGGAGATTGAAGAATACTTGTTTTTCTCAATATATAATCCGCTAAAATAtgtttaagaaaaaaattgtaCAGATACAACACCATTGCACTATGTTTCAGTTTGTATCCCAAACAGCAAGCAGTGATCTCTATAAATTGAGCAAGGTAATGCAGTCAGGCAACACCCGAATAGACATGAAAACCAGAATTTGACTAACCAGAGTTGAATTAAATATATCGAAAAGAAAGGGAAGCATACTTGTTTCCAAGAAGAAACCGTCCACTGCTAAGGGTAATTTTGTCCCTCAAGCCTAGTTCCTTGTACCTTTGATCTCTTTCCTGTTTTTCCATTATCATGAAAAGTATTAAATAAATCAGTTAGGATATAGATCAAAAACAGGTACAGAAAACACTTACTGTAACTCATTTaactcataaaaaaaataatgctaAGTCTTTAAGAGTGCATATAAATCATATGATGTGGAAAAGGGCcggaaaaataaaattcaattttaataacctgcaataaatttgaaaaaacaTGTAGAAGACCATATATTTTTAGGAAATGAAAAGAATAGGGAAGCATTCAGAAAGAGTAGAAGAATACACTGCAAAGAAAATGTGAATTAGATTTCAAGATGACCCACCTTCTTTGAAAATGCTGCAAATGGATTAATATCGTCCTCATATATTTTCTTATACTTTGATTCAACATCAGAACTAAAACCACCCTCCAGATCTTCAGCATACTGAAAATGAGTACACAGATGATTTAAGATATGTACAAGTGGCTTGAAATATAATGTAGCATTTTAATGTCGGCACCTTCTTTGATCCTCTAGACACAACTTTCTCAGAATTATAATCCTGAACATAGCGTATTTTCCCATAGAGTTTGACATTATCTGCCTTTGTTTTCTCGAGCTCGGTGGTAAGGCTTCCTATCTTCTCATTCAGTATTCTTATTTCCTGGGGACCAAGTTAAGTTAACACtttcaaaagcagaaaagaAAACCGAACCAGAATCATGTTCCAGTCCCTGTTAGAATAAAAAAGGTCAGAGAATGTAGACCTCTTCAGTCTCCCGCAAACGTGCCCGAAATCGATCACGCTGGTTGCATATCACCTTAAGCATAGAGCTTTGGTCTAAATCAGCAGGAGCACGCCTTTGTTCTGCATTCTGTCCCATGAAGCATTTAGCAGAAAATTTTGAAGCATAGCGGTCACCGATCATACATGCTTTCATATTGGGATCGCATGAAGTCACACACAAATCCTTACTAAATTGAGCTCTTGCAATTAAGAAAGATTCATCTACGAAAGAGCTTCAGTATGCGACTATTATTAAAACCCTCCATCATCCTAATTTATTGTCTATCCCCATATTACACGAATGTCAAAACCTATGCATATGTCATACCAAAATACTATAACTGTTAAatcaaaatgaaatatttaaaatagttgttttcataataaaaataaatttgaatacaAGACTCTCTTACCTTGTTCAGAACCAAGTGTCAGCACATATAATAATGATTAACTCTTCAACTTTCTAAGAAGGACAACAATGTTTCCTTAGTGTACCAAAACTGACTTCATTGTTCCAAGTTACAACATCAGCATATGATTTCTTTTCTGGTTTTCTAATGCTTAATAATATGTACTCTATAATACAACAATCAACCAGAAGTTTAGACAGACTCAGTGAGAAACAAAGTTAGCTCACTCCCAGAAAAAGTTCTGACAATTGGGGATACAAAGTAGTGGATATATTTGACGCCTTGAAATATCAatcacccaaagcaaatacaCAAGCACCTAGAATAACACAACTCACCTCAACTTGATTTGTCCCTCCAGATTCTGACAGGTCCCAGTCATTGAAGAAGCTGCCTTTTTTATCATTGGAACTGTAACCCTGCATTGAAGTAGTTAATCAAAATACTTGGTGGTGATAACCTACTAATGTTTTAACTGTGGTACACAAAATTATTAAGACACTGGCAAGACAATCCCAATCGCAAGATAAGCAACAGACAATGGAAACATGTAGATATACTTCAATGGGGAATAAAAATCAAACATATAGTAATAAATTCCAGCAGTACAAGTCCAGAAGAAGAACAGGAAAAATAACTAACCTTTAGAATATCATCTTCAAGTTTTTGGATAAGCCTTTGTTGTTCATCAATCTGTGTTGTTAAGTCTTTAATCTTAATTTCAGCTGCTTCCAGTAAAGAGGACTTTTCGGCAATTTTGACCTAAGAGTAAAGAGACAACGAAGacaatttgatttttaaaaacttATATACATACTCCCTGAatataataaaaagaaattagaaaaaagaaagaaccaAACTGGTTTAGACCGAATTATTTGGCTTGCCATTGGGTGAAAaatgatttatatattttagtTTAGCCCATGGAAATGTATTAATTGCTGGTTCCTGGTTTAACAGGACCATCCAGTCTAATTTACCTCAATTTTCATTTAATCTGTTTCTCCTGGGAACTTCATCTCATGGTTAGTTTGCCAGAGAAATAGTAACAGATATCATGTCCTCAGAATGTACCTTATACTGAGTCACTTCGTGCTCCATTTTCCGATTCTTGTCTAGGAGTAATGACTCCAATTTGCTCATTTCTTCCCCGCTAGTAGCTGTTTCCCAATCCTCGGCTTCAATTGAATTATAGCCAACAGCCTAAGAATATAACAATGGTCGGTCAACTCCAAAATCAATTTAGTAAACATGGTCATACTTTCAGAACAATCTTCTATATAATTTTTTAGGTATAAGAAGTTATGAAACTAAGCTCATAATTAGGACTGCCGTCACTACCCATTTGATTTTGATAAAAGACTTAGACACTACCAAAATTTATTGTTCACTTGGTCAGTTGGTCTAGAGAAGGAATCGTGATGTATAAAATAAGGTTAAATTTTTCAAAGAGTGACCCACTAAAGGGTGTAATAATCTGTAATGAAACAGAATAGGTAGAGAAGTctgagaaaaatattcacatgcTACATTCAATATTGTTAGGGGAGTGGGGCACTCTGGTCAATTAGGTGGAACGGGCACACTACGAATTGGGGAGCACTAATGTTTCATGTGTTTGAATTTGTATGTATGTAGGGTAGTATAAATGAGTATAGCAGACTAATATTAATGGAGGTGAAGAGGTACAGATGAATATAGGTTCCCATGGTTTGACACATTAATGGTGAAACTAGAGTAAAGCACATGGTGCCAAccagttagagagagagagattgggaGGATCAACTTTAAAGTAGAGTGCACATGTATAAACCATTTTGACACATTAATgacggagagagagagattgggaTGATCAAgtagggagagggagagagagagagatctgTCACCACGCCCCCTGCATCTTACTCACCCCAGCCACCTCGGAGCGATACCGGCCTTGCCTCGCCGCCCCACGCCCCAGGAGCATGTTGTTATAGTTGGAGAAGCCAAAATTTGGTTGTTATACACCTTGACAAATACAACTTTTATACCTTCATGGTTCCCATATTGTTCTTTATGTTAATAGTTCAATATTACTCACTCCCAGCCTAACAACCAATCAAGACTTCATCAATGTACTCTAATTTTACTCAGTCAAAGCACAAGAAGTTAATTTTACTCGCCGCCCCACGCCCCAGGAGCATGTTGTTATAGTTGGAGAAGCCAAAATTTGGATAGTTGTTATACACCTTGACAAATACTACTTTTATACCTTCATGGTTCCCATATTGTTCTTTATGTTAATAGTTCAATATTACTCACTCCCAGCCTAACAACCAATCAAGACTTCATCAATGTACTCTAATTTTACTCAGTCAAAGCACAAGAAGTTAATGTTAGATTTCCCCAGAGTTTCATAtcacctgcaaaatttttactttcttccgCAAATCCTCAACTAGTTTTTCAGTTGGTCGTGTTTGAATCTCCTTTTTCAACTCCTCAAGTTCAAGTTCCTGCACATGTTTTACAATTAAGAGACCGATGAATATGAATTAAAGATATGTCTAGGGAAGATAACTTGAAGCATTTGCAAggacaaatggaaaaaaaatgtcAAGCAGAAATCACAGGTAATTGGAGTATaacttgtattttatttaaagatGATCAATAATGGAACCACCACCTATTGGATGGGGGAAGAAGTGCCTTACCGCTTGAGTTGCGCTTCATTGTCAAATCAAATGAGAGAGCAGGATTGTCAATGACAATATTAGTTCTACGGTAAAGATAGACTATATCTGGAATATGTTTGGACTCGAGCAAGATTGTAGATAGAAGGATTGAAAACATGATCTCCTGTACTGATAAATAAGATGAGTGGCAATTCATTGAATTTTAATGTTGGTCATAAGTTATAATATCTGACCCTAATTGGCTTAAATATGTTACAATCAAATTTTCTAGTATGCATGAGCAACCACAATACATATGGGACCTCATGTGAAAATTTAACTTATAGGAAATGAAAATTGATAGGTTATAGGTTATATTTCCTTCttcgtccgtcccatagaaatagtctATTTTCATTTATGACAACCTTTTtatccttctcttttactttatcatttatgggtccatcatccactacacaatttcaactactttttctcctctcttactttaccaattgcgcATTAAAACCCGTACCAACCCTAAatggcctatttctatgggacggagggagtaggtgTTAGAATATGATAGGGAAGAACCAAGAGCAGAATAGAAAGGAgttatatactccttccgtcccagcTAAGTTGAGTAAAGTAGAAGAAGacataaagtaagagtgattagatgttttgtttttgtctaatagtaaatgactcaacttagtttgGACATcaaaaaaaggaatacgactcaacttagttgggatagatggagtaattatttttccttcttttttatttaaatggtTAAAGAATGATAAATATACCATCATACTGGGATGAAATAACTTTCCAGGTAAAAACATGACTTGATAAGCTAAATTAGCTAATAGTCAGATAGAAGATAATTTTTGCTTGCTTAGGAGCTAAGTGAGATTCAATATCTAACCAGtcttaattgaaattttaagaCTGTACTTTCTTCTGTTTCTATGTACCCAGTAAAACATAGCTCCATGACTTTAGTTAAAAACACTCTGTACGCGTAAAACGCTGTTGTAATCACCTTTTCATTGAGCAAAGCCttcaacttcttcagctcattcAAATTTTGTTCTCGTTCATTTGATAGTGTTGTCTCAATATTGTGTAGTTCCGTATTCAGTTCGGAGATTATCCTTTCCTTTGCACTAAGAGAATTCTCAAGAACGGTGTTTGCATCTGAACTATCACTGCAGCACAGTCACCGATgtaatcaaaacaaaatacatgaCACAAAAAAGGGCATCTCGAAGTCCtagaatgaagaagaaaatgagaatAAACAAAATCAAGCCAGCATTTAACAAGCTCCCCTCCATCCATAGTGATACGGATGATCACTTGGATCATTTTCAAGCAATGGTTCATAGAAATAGTGTTACCAACTTTTATCCTTAATAAGACAACAATATAAAGAATTGACCCATCTAACTATGTCATACGAGCTAGAGGGTACACAAAAAAAAGCCTATCTCAGACGATTTAATTCCACCATGAATCAGTTACAAAGACAAGCCTTCCCTTCCcctaaaagaaacaaaaaaggaTAAGCACACCctcaatttttttaagaaaCGTCGTATTTTCCTTATACATGACCTGTCAGCACCAGTTACATGCTCAAAAGTCTCAATGACAATACTCCGGATATTTCACAAAGATACCAGCATTCACTCAACTTCAGCTATTGCTCCACAAAATTATGGATCCAGTACTTTTGATGTAATTTTTTACTCATTCCTTAACACTAAAAGAAGTTAGTCAAATTTAAAGATGGAAGCTAATACTTTGTCATTCGTTGATTTCCGAGTTGCAGTCAGAAACACACAAATACTCCATATGAGAAAATTCCTTATGTATCCATTACACCAAATACAAACCTTCTCTTATGTTCACTCTCTTCATTAGCTGATTGTAGCTGAGACCGCAGAAGCCCCTGTTAGCAATCAAGAGGAGGTATCAATTAGCATTGTCCACATTCGAAAGTAAGAAAGATCAAAGGAAGCTCACTATAGTACAAGATATTTCACAGTTGACAGGAAAAAGTTAAAGCGATGTTTTAAATAATCTCTAATGAATTTTCTTGATtctatatctgggtatatacaAATAATACCCAGCACTAAGGAACACCAATAATCACCACCATTTTTAACAATGGAACTCTGAAGATATGTAAAATTTTCTGATCTTATGTAAAACTCCATTTCAGCTCAAAAATGACAGGTAAACCTTTCATTTGATATTATCTTATTGTCACAGAAAGTGGTATACTAGCAAAGGTCATCGCTGAAGTTACAAGAAAGAGAACAGGCTATTCATTAGCGATGACATTTTAAGGCATACGGCTCTACAAATTCAGGAAAGAAAGCATCTCATAAACATAAGAATGTGGGCTCACCTTTTCTCTCTCAAGACTTAAAAGCCGAGTCTGAGCTTCTTCAACTTCATTCATCAAAAGATTAACTTCTGATTGTTTTGTAGCCCCATCTTCATCTGTGTTTAAGTAAATATTGAGTTACACAAATCAGGtaacataaaaattagattattatatGCTTACTTGTATGTGGATGTAATCATGTAATGTTGAAAGGAAGACAAAGATCTTTACAAGCATTCTGACCTGATTGGGCACGAAGCTCAAATAACTGGCTCTGAGCAAATTCATGAAGTTTCCGCATAGTGGAAACACTTTCTTGAGCTTGGCGCAATTGATCTTGTAACCTCCGTTCCCTGAATTATTACAAAAAATGGCATTCAAACTATGAGAAGGTATATAACATGGAAGGTTGTCTTCAGAATAAGGAAATAAAGAATAGCCTCCATGATGTGATATTTCCTCTTACCACCTTTTCTAAGAAATGTACACTACAGTCATACCTTCTTATACTAAGACATGGCAGCTCAAAGTCAGACATCACTGGAGCTTATAGAAATTATAGTACCTTTCTTTTAGAACTTCCATAGTTTTCTGATTCTCTTCAGCCAAATTGCGTTGCTTAATCTCAACAATTTCTTTCACTTTTTCCTCCATCTTCAAGATCAAGAGATATAAAGCATAAATGAGCAAATGAAAAAGTTTATGATACTTgctcaaacaaaataaacagcTGCAAGCTTTTCTAGATAATTGACGGATGCCACTAAAGTTCGTGCAACGATGATTGGAAAAAATAGCCTAAAATGTTAAAGATCATCTATAATTGCAAATATAGCTATACATGCAGAAGAATTGCAAAACAAAACACCAAAGATAAAAAAACTCATTAACACACAAAATCCATTCAGTTTAGCCACCTGAGCCTCACAAAATAGGCTCAGAAATAATCCACCCAAAGTACATACACCGATGAGGGGTCAAGGGAGTTGGAATTTTCAGCAGCAATGGTTCCTTTGTGATTGGTCTAACGGGAAAAAACACATCACACAATGTTTCCGTGAGATGGAAAACTTAAATCTCTTAAGATAAGATTAATGTACTCCGTACATCTAATGTCCATAAGCCATTATATGTCAATCTTAAATGCAAAATCCCGTTATGATCTATGACTCAAAAATCATTTCTTTGTTATACCAGCATTGAAACTTCCCAACTCCTAGTTACCTACAGTAGGAGCTTATTTCCTTGAAGAATGAAAAGAATAATTCAGGATAAACCCAGCGGTAAGTTGGTAACTTCCGCAAGTCCAAAGCGACCCAACTACTGCAGCAGGATAAGATTCTGTGCAAGTACCATTGCTAACACCAAGGGGCTACAAAATGCTGAACACAGAAATATATAGTGACCTGTTGTTCTAACTGGCGGGTGCGCTCTTCTAGTCTTCTTATTGTTGCTTGTTGGTTTTTCAGGTGAGTTGATTCAGTGCGGAATTCCTCAAGCTCAACCTTCATCTTTCTGTTTTCAGACTCCAGTTCAAACAATTTGGCATCCTTCTCCTGTGCAAGTAGAAGAAACGGTGTCAAACAGAATTTAGGACACaattatgaaatattaaaaACTCATGTGGTTTTTCATAGCAACACCAGAGAGAGAAGTGGATGTAGCATTGAATAGACATGGACTGCCTGATTCATTGTAACTTAAAATATAGAGAATTCATATAAAACAAGCATGCAAGTTCAGTCTCGAAGCTCAAGTTTCATATGTGAATTACTAATCAATTCCACTCGACGCTTGAGTCTTGACAGGCCAATTTGGACCCAAAGAATATGGATTCAAACTAAAGAAATTGATCCCATAAAAACTAAGAAAATATTGCCCAAGTGTTACCatgttttaaaaattcaaataccAATATCATGTGTTATTAAGAGCATAACTAATATTACTTCATGACACAAAGTTAAAGTATACCCCGTGCTCGGATCAGGATAAAGCATCAGTTTATAGGTACTTACTGCAACTGAATTCAGAACTGGGTAAGGATCTGGTGCTTCATAAAGTTTCTGGTAAATGTTAAGAAAAGCATTTTCCCCAAATTTAGCTCTCTTGGTGAGTTTATCAACCTCTTCTTGATAACCCTTAAGTAAGGAATTGAACAATGCCAACTTCTCTTCATTTGAAGCCTTCTTGAAGTCTGTTACAAGTCAATTTTAAAATGTTCATGGATAATACAGTAAATAGTATG from Salvia splendens isolate huo1 chromosome 4, SspV2, whole genome shotgun sequence encodes the following:
- the LOC121799333 gene encoding protein CASP-like, which gives rise to MEGLQGGGGGSERENPNTSSTSAPVSAIATFWKDFDLEKERTILDEQGLRIAENQENSQKNRRKLAESTRDFKKASNEEKLALFNSLLKGYQEEVDKLTKRAKFGENAFLNIYQKLYEAPDPYPVLNSVAEKDAKLFELESENRKMKVELEEFRTESTHLKNQQATIRRLEERTRQLEQQMEEKVKEIVEIKQRNLAEENQKTMEVLKERERRLQDQLRQAQESVSTMRKLHEFAQSQLFELRAQSDEDGATKQSEVNLLMNEVEEAQTRLLSLEREKGLLRSQLQSANEESEHKRSDSSDANTVLENSLSAKERIISELNTELHNIETTLSNEREQNLNELKKLKALLNEKELELEELKKEIQTRPTEKLVEDLRKKVKILQAVGYNSIEAEDWETATSGEEMSKLESLLLDKNRKMEHEVTQYKVKIAEKSSLLEAAEIKIKDLTTQIDEQQRLIQKLEDDILKGYSSNDKKGSFFNDWDLSESGGTNQVENAEQRRAPADLDQSSMLKVICNQRDRFRARLRETEEEIRILNEKIGSLTTELEKTKADNVKLYGKIRYVQDYNSEKVVSRGSKKYAEDLEGGFSSDVESKYKKIYEDDINPFAAFSKKERDQRYKELGLRDKITLSSGRFLLGNKYARTFAFFYTIGLHILVFTCLYRMSALSYLSHGPEETFTAENVVNLPHPQ